Proteins encoded in a region of the Paenibacillus wynnii genome:
- the rplQ gene encoding 50S ribosomal protein L17, producing the protein MAYQKLGRDSSARKALFRDLVTDLFLYERIQTTEAKAKEVRSIAEKLITKAKKGDLHARRQVAAFVRRETIDGQQDAIQKLFAEIAPRYTERPGGYTRILKLGPRRGDAAPMVYLELVDRA; encoded by the coding sequence ATGGCATACCAAAAGTTGGGCCGTGATTCCAGTGCGCGTAAAGCGTTATTTCGCGACTTGGTAACGGACCTGTTCTTATATGAGCGTATCCAAACCACGGAAGCCAAGGCGAAGGAAGTACGTTCCATCGCTGAGAAACTAATCACTAAGGCGAAAAAGGGCGATCTTCATGCTCGTCGTCAAGTAGCAGCTTTTGTTCGTCGCGAGACTATTGACGGTCAACAAGATGCAATTCAAAAATTGTTCGCTGAAATTGCTCCTCGCTACACAGAGCGTCCAGGTGGATACACTCGTATCCTGAAACTCGGACCTCGTCGTGGTGACGCTGCGCCTATGGTTTATCTTGAACTGGTAGACCGCGCGTAG
- the truA gene encoding tRNA pseudouridine(38-40) synthase TruA has protein sequence MRNLFMKVNYDGTHYDGFQTQPKGNTIQDQLEKAIHHLTGEGLKITASGRTDAGVHAYGQPFNFLTSSRIPIERWCLALNTRLPQDIVVTEACEVPLSFHSRRGAKRKTYRYLINGNRFPDPFQRRWQYHHPVALNIPAMEQGLAHVIGTHDFTSFASRRSTKTSHVRTIFETHMEVDRSMCRPGSSDQGVIHTYITGSGFLQHMVRIIMGTLINVGEGKCQADDVAHILAACDRAAAGPTAIAKGLALWNVEYGETEK, from the coding sequence ATGCGCAATCTATTCATGAAGGTCAATTATGACGGAACCCATTATGATGGCTTTCAGACTCAACCTAAGGGCAATACGATTCAGGATCAGTTGGAGAAGGCAATACATCATCTGACGGGTGAAGGCCTTAAGATTACAGCTTCAGGCCGGACAGACGCAGGTGTACATGCTTACGGACAGCCGTTTAATTTCCTGACCTCATCACGTATACCTATAGAACGTTGGTGTCTAGCGCTGAATACCAGGCTGCCGCAAGATATCGTGGTTACAGAAGCTTGTGAGGTTCCGCTTTCATTTCACTCCCGCAGGGGGGCGAAGCGAAAGACCTACCGCTATCTGATTAACGGTAATCGGTTCCCTGATCCTTTTCAGCGGCGCTGGCAGTATCATCATCCAGTAGCTTTAAATATACCGGCTATGGAGCAAGGATTGGCTCATGTTATAGGTACACATGACTTTACGTCGTTTGCTTCCCGTAGGTCTACAAAGACTTCGCACGTACGAACAATCTTTGAGACTCATATGGAAGTGGACCGAAGTATGTGCCGACCGGGATCCTCGGATCAAGGGGTTATTCATACTTATATTACAGGCAGTGGGTTTCTTCAACACATGGTTCGCATAATAATGGGGACTCTGATCAACGTTGGAGAAGGCAAATGTCAGGCTGATGATGTTGCTCATATTTTAGCAGCATGCGATCGGGCCGCAGCTGGTCCGACTGCTATTGCAAAAGGTCTGGCACTTTGGAATGTCGAGTATGGTGAGACTGAAAAGTGA
- the rplM gene encoding 50S ribosomal protein L13 — protein sequence MRTTYMAKPNEVARNWHIIDAEGKTLGRLASEAAALIRGKHKPQFTPHVDTGDFVVVINAEKIHLTGKKMQNKKYYRHSMHPGGLKVTVAEDLIKTKPERMIEFAVHGMIPKTRQGDHMKLRLKVYAGAEHPHAAQKPEVYELRG from the coding sequence ATGCGTACCACCTATATGGCGAAGCCGAACGAAGTTGCGCGCAATTGGCACATCATCGACGCCGAAGGCAAAACTCTTGGTCGTTTGGCCAGTGAAGCCGCTGCTTTGATCCGTGGCAAACACAAACCGCAATTCACTCCACATGTTGATACAGGAGATTTCGTAGTTGTTATCAACGCTGAGAAGATTCACTTGACAGGCAAGAAAATGCAAAACAAGAAATACTACCGTCACTCGATGCATCCAGGTGGCTTGAAAGTCACTGTTGCTGAAGATTTGATTAAAACTAAACCTGAGCGGATGATTGAATTTGCTGTTCACGGTATGATTCCTAAGACTCGTCAAGGCGACCATATGAAGCTGAGATTGAAAGTCTATGCAGGCGCTGAGCATCCACACGCAGCACAAAAACCAGAAGTTTACGAACTTCGCGGATAA
- the rpsI gene encoding 30S ribosomal protein S9: MAQVQYYGTGRRKHSVARVRLIPGEGRIVINKREMDEYFGVETLKMIVKQPLTLTETLGNYDVLVIAHGGGISGQAGAIRHGISRALLKADPDFRPSLKKAGFLTRDPRMKERKKYGLKAARRAPQFSKR; encoded by the coding sequence ATGGCACAAGTACAATACTATGGGACAGGTCGTCGTAAACATTCGGTAGCACGTGTTCGCCTCATACCGGGTGAAGGACGCATTGTCATTAACAAACGTGAGATGGACGAATATTTCGGTGTGGAAACACTGAAGATGATCGTCAAACAACCTTTGACACTGACTGAAACACTGGGCAATTATGATGTTCTGGTTATCGCTCATGGCGGCGGAATATCTGGCCAAGCCGGAGCAATCCGTCATGGTATCTCCCGTGCACTTTTGAAAGCTGATCCGGACTTCCGTCCATCACTTAAAAAAGCAGGCTTCCTGACTCGTGACCCACGTATGAAGGAACGTAAGAAATACGGTCTGAAAGCAGCACGTCGTGCTCCTCAGTTCTCGAAACGTTAA
- a CDS encoding site-specific integrase, translated as MASFQKYTTKDGVRWLYKYYGEVNPETGKKKPSTKRGFKTKKEAQLDAAQTEKEVADGSFVAQDKTTTFQQVYEQWYETHSPNFKPSTKKAVLSKFKKQLLPHFGAIKMRDITRSYCQEVINKMAKDIKTIANMKMYANQIFEYAIRMDIRTTNPMKGVVIPMDESEHLADEDGIQRNFWEKHEIRRFLGIVKKDCSQRDYMLFHLLIYTGARKGEILALRWNDIDFKNKSLTLNKTLFQDKTGFMSLTSKTAASRRVLSLDDTTLGLLRKRRSEQNRGPVAPIGSKDDRYIFAREDDTPLRLAYPNDKLAEIIRLYNLHPVTVHGLRHTHASLLFEAGASIKEVQERLGHSDIKMTMNIYTHVTKSVKEKTADRFEKFMETDEQITGSDVVTNGQEE; from the coding sequence ATGGCAAGCTTTCAAAAATATACGACTAAAGATGGCGTTCGCTGGTTGTACAAGTATTACGGTGAAGTCAATCCAGAAACCGGAAAGAAGAAGCCTTCAACCAAACGTGGATTTAAAACGAAAAAGGAAGCTCAGTTGGACGCTGCTCAAACTGAAAAAGAAGTTGCTGACGGATCGTTCGTAGCTCAGGACAAAACTACAACATTCCAGCAGGTCTATGAACAATGGTACGAAACTCATTCACCAAACTTTAAACCCAGCACAAAGAAGGCTGTCCTCTCCAAATTCAAGAAGCAGCTGCTCCCTCACTTTGGAGCAATCAAGATGCGGGATATCACCCGCTCCTACTGCCAGGAAGTCATAAACAAGATGGCGAAGGATATCAAGACGATTGCTAACATGAAAATGTATGCCAATCAGATTTTTGAGTATGCAATTAGGATGGATATTCGGACAACCAACCCGATGAAAGGCGTTGTGATTCCCATGGATGAAAGTGAACATTTGGCTGACGAGGATGGTATACAGAGAAATTTTTGGGAAAAACACGAAATCCGGAGATTTCTCGGTATTGTTAAGAAGGATTGTTCCCAACGCGATTACATGTTGTTCCATTTGCTGATCTATACCGGCGCACGCAAAGGGGAGATTCTGGCACTTCGCTGGAATGACATTGACTTCAAGAATAAGAGTCTTACATTGAACAAAACTTTGTTCCAAGATAAGACAGGCTTCATGTCTCTGACCTCCAAAACTGCTGCTTCCCGCCGTGTCCTTAGTTTGGACGACACTACTCTTGGATTACTACGAAAACGCCGCTCTGAGCAAAACAGAGGCCCTGTAGCGCCTATCGGGTCAAAGGATGATCGTTATATCTTTGCACGGGAAGATGATACGCCTCTTCGGCTGGCCTATCCTAACGACAAGCTGGCTGAGATCATACGCCTATACAATCTTCACCCTGTCACAGTCCACGGGTTGCGTCATACCCATGCTTCGCTACTCTTTGAGGCCGGAGCGAGCATTAAGGAAGTCCAAGAGCGCCTGGGGCACTCTGATATCAAAATGACCATGAACATCTATACGCACGTAACCAAGTCAGTGAAAGAGAAGACTGCTGACCGGTTCGAAAAATTCATGGAGACTGATGAACAAATTACTGGTTCGGATGTGGTCACGAATGGTCAGGAAGAATAA